One stretch of Candidatus Nanopelagicales bacterium DNA includes these proteins:
- a CDS encoding ABC transporter permease: MGRYVIRRLLQMIPVFFGTTFLLFILMSVVGNPLNALTPAQRQNPAYIAYLTEQFNLNDPIIIRYFKYIAGIFTGDFGTTFSGQSVSGIIVERFPVTATLAVTAIIIEIVLGITIGVIAARRRGTWFDSTSLAVALILIAIPLFVLGFVLQWLFGIKLGWVAPSGISEGWPISYIIPAFVLASGSLAYVLRLTRQSLLETMNADFMRTAKAKGLPSRTILRKYGLRNSLIPVVTFLGIELGTLMGGAVVTEGIFNIPGIGQALFSAIRQQDTVVVVGIGTVLVIVYLLSSLLVDVLYAVLDPRIRYE; this comes from the coding sequence ATGGGCCGCTACGTCATCCGGCGTTTGCTGCAGATGATTCCCGTGTTCTTTGGCACTACCTTCTTACTGTTCATCCTCATGTCGGTCGTCGGCAACCCGCTTAACGCGCTGACCCCGGCCCAGCGGCAGAACCCCGCCTACATCGCCTACCTGACCGAACAGTTCAACCTCAACGACCCGATCATCATTCGGTACTTCAAGTACATTGCCGGTATCTTCACCGGTGACTTCGGAACCACGTTCTCGGGTCAGTCGGTGTCGGGAATCATTGTCGAGCGGTTCCCAGTCACCGCAACATTGGCCGTCACCGCGATCATCATCGAGATCGTCCTCGGGATCACCATCGGAGTGATTGCCGCCCGCCGGCGGGGCACATGGTTCGATTCAACGTCCCTGGCTGTGGCCCTCATCCTCATCGCGATACCACTGTTCGTCCTGGGATTCGTGCTGCAGTGGCTCTTTGGCATCAAGCTCGGCTGGGTAGCCCCGTCGGGGATCTCCGAAGGGTGGCCGATCAGTTACATCATCCCGGCCTTTGTGCTCGCCTCCGGATCGCTGGCCTATGTCCTTCGATTGACCCGCCAGTCGCTGCTGGAGACGATGAATGCCGACTTCATGCGAACCGCCAAGGCAAAGGGCCTGCCCTCGCGAACCATCCTGCGCAAATATGGGCTGCGCAATAGCCTGATCCCGGTGGTCACGTTCCTGGGCATCGAGCTCGGAACGCTCATGGGTGGCGCGGTCGTAACGGAGGGGATCTTCAACATCCCGGGGATCGGCCAGGCGCTGTTCTCCGCCATTCGCCAGCAGGACACAGTAGTGGTCGTCGGGATCGGCACCGTCCTGGTCATCGTTTACCTGCTCAGCAGCCTGCTCGTCGATGTGTTGTACGCCGTTCTAGACCCGAGGATTCGATATGAGTGA
- a CDS encoding DUF1275 domain-containing protein produces MNVATEYRAGVFALTGICGLIDVACFVAIGGVFAELMTGNLLLVGISIGTRQFDPNAAALYASAIVPFLLGAFAAGLLTNRRASLGPRVIGYPVEYVCIVTGTAIAVLTHPTQIATPGLYQASDGYLPQRLLIVGFLAFAMGIHNAIMRKHGVPDIATNVMTLTLAGLVAESRLAGGPATHWQRRLASIAIFITGAAFGAWLLQFGVAAPLVVASAIFTAALYPLMKGRHSQAGQPVIVPSR; encoded by the coding sequence GTGAACGTTGCCACTGAGTACCGCGCCGGGGTGTTCGCGCTCACCGGTATCTGCGGCCTGATTGACGTTGCCTGCTTCGTCGCTATCGGTGGAGTCTTTGCCGAACTGATGACCGGAAACCTACTCTTGGTCGGCATCTCCATCGGCACCCGCCAGTTCGACCCGAACGCGGCAGCACTCTACGCAAGCGCAATCGTGCCGTTTCTGCTTGGTGCATTCGCTGCTGGGCTGCTGACTAATCGGCGAGCTTCGCTCGGCCCACGCGTCATCGGGTACCCCGTCGAATACGTGTGCATCGTGACGGGGACGGCGATCGCGGTCCTCACCCACCCGACCCAGATCGCAACCCCCGGCCTGTACCAGGCCTCGGACGGCTACTTGCCCCAGCGGCTGCTCATCGTGGGCTTCTTAGCCTTTGCGATGGGGATCCACAACGCCATCATGCGCAAACACGGCGTTCCCGACATCGCAACAAACGTCATGACCCTGACGCTAGCCGGGCTGGTCGCGGAGTCACGGCTGGCCGGCGGTCCGGCAACTCATTGGCAACGCCGACTCGCTTCCATCGCGATCTTCATCACCGGTGCCGCGTTCGGTGCGTGGCTACTGCAGTTCGGTGTCGCCGCACCGCTTGTAGTCGCCTCGGCGATCTTCACTGCCGCGCTTTACCCCCTGATGAAGGGCCGTCACAGCCAAGCCGGTCAACCAGTGATTGTCCCGTCCCGCTGA
- a CDS encoding ABC transporter substrate-binding protein — protein sequence MRKVNRGLKVAGVVAVGALALTACSSSDSSGGGGASGGSFSMAIEAPQGGLNPTNCYDLYCAQVDQALYTGLFNLETQGSTFVPVLSPLTKSVTPSNGNKTYTIELNPGFKFTNGEAVSAKTFVDTFNFTANGGNGQQLGFIFGPSQLNVVGYDKVEGTDSKTGKMSGLKVTGDNTFTVDLAAPLSESLFKNFVAGPQVYPVPSAGLKNIEAYNKNVIGNGPYKLKDGWDNAKGGTLVKNADYPGPAGKADEINMRIYADNNAAWADLQANTLDVTANLTQNALSTAPQVLGDRFINIEGGLQYSYYGFATSDPVYKNKDIRIAVAKSINTDEINQKLYYNTRQRGTSFAPSTINGGGTDICGDNCTFDPTKAKELLKSGGGLNGSVHVTQLANETGDVQKAICNQIQANLGVKCVVDIYKDFGTLQQDQTDGKVPNGTLVGAGWIADNPTIQNMITANFTKGSSNNFVGYDNPKFDQLLQEGTQSTDEATQIAKWQEAEKVLLDDFQAWPFQFRNQVGGYSTKVENVTINPGGFVDLSTISVKQ from the coding sequence ATGCGTAAAGTCAATCGCGGCCTCAAGGTCGCAGGTGTCGTCGCAGTCGGCGCACTTGCACTGACGGCCTGCAGCAGCTCCGATAGCTCGGGCGGAGGCGGAGCCAGCGGTGGATCCTTCTCTATGGCTATTGAGGCACCTCAGGGCGGACTCAACCCCACCAACTGCTACGACCTCTACTGCGCACAGGTCGACCAAGCGCTGTACACCGGTCTATTCAACTTGGAAACCCAGGGCAGCACCTTCGTCCCGGTCCTCAGCCCGCTGACCAAGAGCGTCACGCCGTCGAATGGCAACAAGACCTACACCATCGAATTGAACCCAGGGTTCAAGTTCACCAACGGTGAAGCTGTCTCGGCCAAGACGTTTGTCGATACGTTCAACTTCACCGCCAACGGCGGCAATGGCCAGCAGCTTGGCTTCATCTTCGGACCCAGCCAGCTCAACGTTGTCGGCTACGACAAGGTCGAGGGCACCGATAGCAAGACCGGCAAGATGTCCGGTCTCAAGGTCACTGGTGACAACACCTTCACCGTGGATCTCGCCGCTCCACTGAGCGAGTCACTGTTCAAGAACTTCGTTGCCGGACCGCAGGTCTACCCGGTACCGAGTGCGGGCTTGAAGAACATCGAGGCCTACAACAAAAACGTCATCGGCAACGGTCCTTACAAGCTGAAAGACGGCTGGGACAACGCCAAGGGCGGCACTCTGGTCAAGAACGCCGACTACCCAGGCCCTGCGGGCAAGGCTGACGAGATCAACATGCGCATCTACGCGGACAACAACGCCGCGTGGGCGGATCTGCAGGCCAACACCCTGGACGTGACTGCCAACCTGACGCAGAACGCACTGTCGACTGCACCACAGGTTCTTGGTGATCGTTTCATCAACATCGAGGGTGGCCTGCAGTACTCGTACTACGGCTTCGCCACCAGCGATCCGGTGTACAAGAACAAGGATATCCGCATCGCGGTTGCCAAGTCGATCAACACCGACGAGATCAACCAGAAGCTGTACTACAACACGCGCCAGCGTGGAACCAGCTTCGCGCCGAGCACCATCAACGGCGGTGGCACTGACATCTGTGGCGATAACTGCACGTTCGATCCGACCAAGGCCAAGGAATTGCTCAAGTCCGGCGGCGGGCTCAACGGATCGGTCCATGTCACGCAGCTAGCGAACGAGACTGGCGACGTCCAGAAGGCCATCTGTAACCAGATCCAGGCCAATCTCGGAGTGAAGTGCGTAGTCGATATCTACAAGGACTTCGGCACACTGCAGCAGGATCAAACGGATGGCAAGGTGCCCAACGGAACCCTCGTCGGCGCCGGCTGGATTGCTGACAACCCGACCATCCAGAACATGATCACTGCCAACTTCACCAAGGGCAGCTCGAACAACTTCGTCGGTTACGACAACCCGAAGTTCGACCAGCTGCTCCAAGAAGGCACCCAGTCCACGGACGAGGCTACGCAGATCGCCAAGTGGCAAGAAGCCGAGAAGGTCTTGCTGGATGACTTCCAGGCCTGGCCCTTCCAGTTCCGCAACCAGGTCGGCGGATACTCCACCAAGGTGGAGAATGTGACGATCAACCCGGGCGGGTTCGTTGACCTGTCCACAATTTCAGTCAAGCAATAG
- a CDS encoding ABC transporter permease — MSDIQLDAATSIPDDPAASRTLLTDAWYDLKHSKVFWISSLLLVFVALMVFFPGLLADQSKTSSLTGGCNLTNSLLPPGDQFVLGSDQQGCDVWAISVFGARPSVAVGVIASVGTTIIGALFGLMAGFYGGKIDTVLSRAFDIFLGVPYIIGAIVLLSVIDLPGIWGVTLAITFLSWPVAARMVRAKTIEARSQDYVTAARALGATNRRIMLRHILPNAIGPSIVIAVISLGLFIGAEATLSYLGLGIRPPSFSWGTIISDAQTTFFSSPWTLFVPAGLLTITVLAFVLLGEAVSDALDPKLRK; from the coding sequence ATGAGTGACATTCAGCTCGACGCCGCAACCTCGATCCCCGACGATCCCGCCGCGAGTCGCACCCTGCTGACTGACGCCTGGTACGACCTCAAGCACAGCAAGGTCTTTTGGATCAGCAGCCTGCTGCTCGTGTTCGTTGCGCTGATGGTGTTCTTCCCCGGGCTACTCGCTGACCAGAGCAAGACGTCCTCGTTGACCGGCGGCTGCAACCTGACCAACTCACTGCTACCACCGGGCGATCAATTCGTGCTCGGGTCAGATCAGCAGGGCTGCGATGTGTGGGCGATCAGCGTCTTCGGCGCCCGTCCGAGCGTGGCGGTCGGCGTCATCGCGTCCGTCGGAACCACGATCATCGGCGCTCTCTTCGGTCTGATGGCGGGCTTCTACGGGGGCAAGATCGACACGGTGTTGTCCCGTGCTTTCGACATCTTCCTCGGCGTGCCCTACATCATCGGTGCCATCGTCCTGCTGTCCGTGATCGACCTGCCTGGCATCTGGGGTGTCACCCTCGCAATCACGTTTCTCAGTTGGCCGGTCGCGGCGCGAATGGTGCGGGCTAAGACCATCGAAGCCCGATCACAGGACTACGTCACCGCGGCGCGAGCACTCGGTGCCACCAACCGTCGAATCATGCTGCGCCACATCCTGCCCAACGCGATTGGGCCATCCATTGTCATTGCGGTAATCAGCCTTGGCCTGTTCATCGGTGCGGAGGCGACCCTGTCTTACTTGGGACTCGGGATCCGCCCACCCTCGTTCTCCTGGGGCACGATTATCAGTGATGCCCAGACGACCTTCTTCTCCTCACCTTGGACCCTGTTCGTACCCGCCGGACTCTTGACCATCACCGTGCTTGCGTTCGTTCTGCTCGGCGAAGCGGTCAGCGATGCCCTCGACCCGAAGCTACGGAAGTAG
- a CDS encoding ABC transporter ATP-binding protein, which translates to MYVDPAPVSGTPLLAVDELKVEFHTRDGSARAVDGVSFTVDRGETLAVLGESGSGKSVTAQAIMGILDTPPAEITGGSIKLDGTELIGLAEDKYRQIRGKRIAMIFQDALSALNPVISIGDQISEMFRIHEGLNKSDAKTATIDVLKRVHIPAAETRFGSYPHEFSGGMRQRIMIAMMIALKPSVLIADEPTTALDVTVQAQVMDLLSELKDQNQMGLILITHDLGVVADVADKISVMYSGRTFERGPISDIYHHTANPYTRGLLESIPKIDERVEGRLPAITGLPPSLFNRPQGCLFNVRCPMVQDKCREEEPELLFVTPQHGSRCWFAQEVYDSD; encoded by the coding sequence ATGTACGTCGATCCGGCGCCGGTATCTGGCACTCCCCTGCTAGCTGTCGATGAGTTGAAGGTCGAGTTCCACACCCGCGACGGTTCGGCTCGGGCCGTCGACGGCGTCTCCTTCACCGTCGATCGCGGGGAGACGCTGGCAGTTCTCGGCGAGTCCGGCTCGGGAAAATCGGTCACCGCACAGGCCATCATGGGCATCCTGGACACTCCCCCGGCGGAGATCACGGGCGGATCGATCAAGCTCGACGGCACCGAACTCATCGGACTCGCAGAAGACAAATACCGGCAGATTCGTGGCAAGCGGATTGCCATGATCTTTCAGGACGCCCTCAGTGCCCTCAACCCGGTCATCAGCATCGGTGACCAGATCTCCGAGATGTTCCGCATTCACGAGGGCCTCAACAAGTCCGACGCCAAGACCGCGACGATCGATGTCCTCAAGCGCGTCCACATTCCCGCAGCCGAAACACGCTTTGGAAGTTACCCGCACGAGTTCTCCGGCGGCATGCGCCAGCGCATCATGATCGCCATGATGATCGCGCTCAAACCGAGCGTTCTCATTGCCGACGAGCCGACTACGGCCCTCGATGTCACGGTTCAGGCCCAAGTCATGGACCTGCTGTCGGAACTCAAAGATCAGAACCAGATGGGACTTATCCTCATCACCCACGACCTCGGCGTCGTCGCTGACGTCGCAGACAAAATCAGCGTCATGTATTCCGGCCGCACGTTTGAGCGTGGACCCATTAGCGATATCTACCACCACACCGCCAACCCGTACACCCGCGGATTGCTCGAATCGATTCCCAAGATCGATGAGCGGGTAGAGGGTCGCCTGCCTGCAATCACCGGGCTACCGCCAAGCCTGTTCAACCGGCCACAGGGTTGCCTATTCAACGTCCGCTGCCCAATGGTCCAAGACAAGTGCCGCGAGGAGGAGCCCGAGTTGCTCTTCGTCACCCCGCAACACGGCAGCCGTTGCTGGTTCGCGCAGGAGGTGTACGACAGTGACTGA